A single window of Methanoregula sp. DNA harbors:
- the hisF gene encoding imidazole glycerol phosphate synthase subunit HisF, whose product MGLTRRIIPCLDLKDGRVVKGTHFLELRDAGDPVELAERYNEQGADEVVFLDITASKEKRGTIVEVVKRAADQLFLPLTVGGGIRTLEDIQQILRAGADKVSVNTSAVHDPGLITKGAESFGTQCMVVAMDVRRNFTPNPEGTPVALPNGGTCWYEVVIYGGSRPTGIDAISWAKEAEARGAGEILLTSMETDGTKKGFDIAVTAAVSESAGIPVIASGGVGTLDHFYEGFTAGKADACLAASVFHYGEFTVHDVKDYLAARGIPVRL is encoded by the coding sequence ATGGGGCTTACACGGCGGATCATACCCTGCCTTGACTTAAAAGACGGCAGGGTGGTGAAAGGCACGCATTTTCTCGAGCTTCGCGATGCCGGCGACCCGGTGGAACTGGCCGAGCGTTACAATGAACAGGGCGCCGATGAAGTGGTCTTCCTTGATATCACTGCTTCCAAGGAAAAGCGCGGTACGATCGTCGAAGTGGTTAAACGGGCCGCAGACCAGCTCTTTTTACCTCTTACAGTCGGGGGAGGTATCCGGACGCTTGAAGATATCCAGCAGATCCTGCGGGCCGGTGCCGACAAAGTGAGTGTCAACACGAGCGCTGTCCACGACCCCGGCCTGATCACAAAAGGCGCGGAATCGTTTGGCACCCAGTGCATGGTTGTCGCGATGGATGTGCGCCGCAACTTCACGCCAAACCCGGAAGGGACGCCTGTTGCGCTCCCCAACGGCGGGACATGCTGGTATGAGGTCGTGATCTACGGGGGTAGCAGACCGACCGGTATCGATGCGATCAGCTGGGCAAAAGAGGCAGAGGCACGGGGGGCAGGAGAGATCCTCCTCACGAGCATGGAAACAGACGGGACAAAAAAGGGCTTTGACATTGCAGTCACTGCAGCAGTATCAGAGTCTGCCGGTATCCCTGTAATCGCGAGCGGGGGCGTAGGCACACTCGACCATTTCTACGAAGGATTTACCGCTGGAAAAGCTGACGCCTGCCTTGCGGCAAGCGTCTTTCACTACGGTGAGTTCACGGTTCACGATGTCAAGGACTATCTTGCTGCGCGGGGTATCCCGGTACGGCTTTAA
- the pheT gene encoding phenylalanine--tRNA ligase subunit beta, giving the protein MAVISLPYRYLERLTRTDRKTILARIALIGSDIERTEEDHADVEFFPDRPDLFSPEGVARAMRGFLSIETGLPVYPIRQSGISFTVDPGLANIRPVLGAAVIRNLSFDDESILSIMALQEALHWAVGRGRSKVAIGIHDLTKVQAPFRYIAADRKFSFIPLDYTEPMTMEEMLEKHPKGRDFAHLVNNLPRFPLILDAKDQVLSFPPIINGELTRVTTATRDILLDTTGTDRRAVIRAVSIICTALAEAGGSLESVVIDGQPCPDLSPAVRTISVTACNNLLGLRLPAPEMAALLERMRFGAVPEGKEKLLVSVPCYRGDIMHDWDIFEDVAIAYGYENIPAQPPATFMVGKPHPIPVLAGLAREIFCGMGYLEVMPFTLTNEEILFARMRRQEHAGVLHVLHPISTENTVVRTNLVPLLLEMLALNRHRELPQRLFTVGDVVESCVTYPRAAAVSTYSDADFSEAYACADVICRELGITYTVRESVDEAFIDGRRAELYADDRSIGSFGEIHPAVLNAFELEQPVAAFELDLKAVPGYPAQQDSP; this is encoded by the coding sequence ATGGCGGTCATCTCGCTTCCGTACCGCTACCTTGAGCGGCTTACCCGAACCGACCGGAAGACGATCCTTGCAAGGATCGCCCTGATCGGGTCTGACATCGAGAGGACCGAAGAAGACCATGCTGATGTTGAGTTCTTCCCCGACCGTCCCGATCTCTTCTCACCGGAAGGGGTAGCGCGGGCTATGCGTGGCTTCCTCTCGATCGAGACCGGCCTGCCGGTCTACCCGATAAGGCAGTCAGGCATATCATTCACCGTGGATCCCGGTCTTGCCAACATCCGCCCTGTCCTTGGGGCAGCAGTTATCCGGAACCTCTCGTTCGATGATGAGTCGATTCTGAGCATTATGGCGCTTCAGGAAGCGCTCCACTGGGCTGTTGGGCGCGGAAGGTCAAAGGTCGCAATCGGTATCCACGACCTTACAAAAGTGCAGGCTCCGTTCCGGTATATTGCGGCTGACCGGAAATTCAGCTTTATCCCGCTCGATTATACCGAACCGATGACAATGGAGGAGATGCTGGAGAAGCACCCGAAAGGCAGAGATTTTGCCCATCTTGTCAACAATCTCCCCCGCTTCCCACTTATCCTCGATGCGAAGGACCAGGTCCTTTCCTTCCCCCCTATCATCAACGGCGAGCTCACTCGGGTTACCACCGCAACGCGGGATATCCTTCTCGACACGACCGGTACTGACCGCCGGGCTGTCATCCGGGCGGTTTCTATCATTTGTACAGCGCTTGCCGAGGCCGGGGGCTCTCTTGAGTCCGTGGTGATCGACGGGCAACCCTGCCCAGACCTCTCCCCCGCGGTTCGCACCATCAGTGTTACAGCCTGCAATAACCTCCTCGGGCTTCGGCTTCCCGCACCTGAAATGGCCGCACTGCTCGAGCGCATGCGGTTTGGCGCCGTCCCGGAGGGCAAGGAAAAGCTCCTCGTCAGCGTACCGTGCTACCGGGGAGATATCATGCACGACTGGGATATCTTTGAGGACGTCGCGATCGCTTACGGGTACGAGAATATCCCGGCACAGCCACCGGCGACCTTCATGGTGGGAAAACCCCATCCCATCCCGGTCCTCGCAGGGCTCGCCCGCGAGATCTTCTGCGGGATGGGATATCTCGAAGTGATGCCTTTCACCCTGACTAACGAGGAAATTCTCTTTGCGCGGATGCGCAGGCAGGAACATGCCGGCGTCCTGCATGTCCTGCACCCGATCAGCACGGAGAACACCGTTGTCCGGACGAACCTTGTCCCATTGCTCCTTGAGATGCTGGCACTGAACCGGCACCGGGAACTTCCCCAGCGGCTCTTTACAGTCGGCGATGTTGTCGAATCTTGTGTTACGTACCCACGGGCTGCCGCGGTCAGTACATATTCGGACGCTGACTTCTCCGAAGCCTATGCCTGCGCGGATGTTATCTGCCGCGAACTCGGGATTACGTATACTGTCAGGGAATCAGTCGATGAAGCCTTTATCGATGGGCGCCGCGCTGAACTGTATGCAGACGACCGGAGTATCGGTTCATTTGGCGAGATTCATCCCGCCGTCCTGAATGCTTTTGAGCTGGAGCAGCCTGTTGCAGCTTTCGAACTTGACCTTAAAGCCGTACCGGGATACCCCGCGCAGCAAGATAGTCCTTGA
- a CDS encoding FKBP-type peptidyl-prolyl cis-trans isomerase, with the protein MKKSEKLKGKDKTEAKKQTYIRYGIAAAACCAVLAIVLFLVLSPTGAKTGDSVSVLYIGTLENGTVFDSNLNKTPLTFTLGAHTVIPGFEDAVIGMNKGEVKTVHIPVDRAYGQYQSELLSTVSRSLFPADAPPVTGMYYSVRNPTDSSVNVVKVVNVMQDSVTIDQNHMLAGQNLTFMIRLIGINLVK; encoded by the coding sequence ATGAAGAAATCTGAGAAACTGAAAGGAAAGGACAAGACAGAGGCAAAAAAACAGACCTATATCCGCTACGGGATTGCGGCTGCAGCCTGCTGCGCTGTTTTGGCAATTGTTTTGTTCCTTGTTCTCAGTCCAACGGGTGCCAAAACAGGGGATTCCGTTTCAGTACTCTACATCGGTACACTCGAGAACGGGACGGTCTTTGACTCAAACTTAAACAAGACACCGCTTACCTTCACGCTGGGTGCACACACGGTAATCCCCGGCTTTGAGGACGCGGTCATCGGAATGAACAAGGGTGAGGTTAAGACAGTCCACATACCTGTCGACAGGGCATACGGTCAGTACCAAAGCGAGCTTTTAAGTACAGTAAGCCGGTCGTTGTTTCCGGCCGACGCGCCACCTGTTACCGGCATGTATTACTCGGTCAGAAATCCGACAGATAGCTCGGTTAATGTCGTTAAGGTTGTCAATGTCATGCAGGATTCCGTGACAATTGACCAGAACCACATGCTGGCTGGGCAGAACCTGACGTTCATGATCCGCCTTATCGGCATCAACTTAGTAAAATAA
- a CDS encoding aldehyde ferredoxin oxidoreductase family protein has product MDGYAGFILSVDLTHRSTSVQRLPEEWKRRYIGGRGVGVRIVLDLVDPLIDPLSDKNILVFAAGLLTGSKMPMGSRYDVVTKSPLTGTLSTANSGGFFGTEMKRAGFDVVVIGGKSNTPVYLWINDGTAEIRDASALWGKTTGDTTTGIQGMLGDPAVRVACIGPAGEHQCLIAAIINERSRAAARGGTGAVMGSKLLKAIAVKGTGAVMAADPARFAGVVTSMRERLKTGGLTSGGLNKYGTAALLQLINQHNLLPVNNHQQNSFADSDKVSGEELARSFLKNKKGCYSCPVACGRECEIDGQLGGGPEYETIWAFGPDCGVSDLRAIIRANNLCNDYGLDTISTGVTIACAMELSEKGYLPYTVRYGDKDAIVNLVRMIAYRAGIGDELADGSFRFAARYGHPELSMSAKKLEVPAYDPRGLQGQGLEYATSVRGACHVYGNMLYPELLGVPVKLDPFVTQGKAHWTKTMQDLAAAVDASGMCLFGGRAIGAAEYAAMVSALTGWTMDEREFLQVGERIWNLQKIFNLKAGFGRDDDTLPQRMLSEPLKDGAPKGQVWHRDALLSEYYAERGWDEQGWPTKEKLTELGIG; this is encoded by the coding sequence ATGGACGGTTATGCAGGTTTTATTCTGTCGGTTGACCTGACCCACCGGTCAACCAGTGTACAACGTCTTCCCGAAGAGTGGAAACGGAGATATATCGGTGGGCGGGGGGTAGGGGTCAGGATAGTGCTGGACCTCGTTGATCCTCTGATTGACCCGCTTTCTGACAAAAATATCCTGGTCTTTGCCGCAGGACTTCTGACGGGCAGTAAAATGCCGATGGGTTCGAGGTACGATGTCGTGACAAAATCCCCGCTGACCGGCACCCTGTCGACTGCAAACAGCGGCGGCTTTTTTGGAACAGAAATGAAGCGGGCCGGGTTTGATGTCGTCGTTATCGGGGGAAAGTCAAATACTCCTGTATACCTGTGGATCAATGACGGGACCGCAGAAATACGGGACGCATCTGCGCTCTGGGGAAAAACTACGGGTGACACCACAACAGGAATTCAGGGTATGCTGGGCGACCCTGCGGTTCGTGTTGCCTGCATCGGTCCGGCAGGCGAGCATCAATGCCTGATAGCAGCTATCATCAATGAGAGGAGCAGGGCGGCTGCAAGGGGAGGAACCGGTGCGGTCATGGGGTCAAAACTGCTCAAGGCGATTGCGGTGAAGGGCACCGGTGCGGTCATGGCAGCAGACCCCGCGCGGTTTGCGGGTGTCGTAACTTCTATGCGCGAGCGACTGAAAACAGGAGGCCTGACATCAGGCGGGCTCAACAAATACGGTACGGCAGCGCTCCTGCAGCTGATAAACCAGCACAACCTCCTCCCTGTCAACAACCACCAGCAGAACAGCTTTGCTGATTCCGATAAGGTGTCCGGTGAAGAACTGGCACGATCGTTTCTTAAAAATAAAAAAGGGTGCTATTCGTGTCCTGTCGCCTGCGGCAGGGAATGCGAGATTGACGGGCAACTCGGCGGCGGCCCGGAATACGAGACCATCTGGGCGTTCGGGCCGGACTGCGGAGTCTCCGATCTTCGTGCGATCATAAGGGCAAACAACCTGTGCAACGATTACGGGCTGGATACAATATCGACCGGCGTCACAATCGCATGCGCAATGGAATTGTCCGAGAAAGGGTACCTGCCATATACCGTCCGGTATGGGGATAAAGATGCAATTGTCAACCTCGTTCGCATGATCGCATACCGTGCCGGGATTGGAGACGAGCTGGCTGATGGATCGTTCCGGTTTGCCGCCAGGTACGGGCACCCCGAGCTTTCGATGAGCGCAAAAAAACTTGAGGTTCCCGCATATGACCCCCGCGGGTTGCAGGGGCAGGGACTCGAATATGCAACATCTGTCCGTGGTGCATGCCATGTATACGGGAACATGCTCTACCCGGAGTTACTTGGAGTACCGGTGAAACTCGATCCCTTTGTCACGCAGGGAAAAGCGCACTGGACAAAAACCATGCAGGACCTTGCCGCAGCAGTTGACGCATCGGGCATGTGCCTGTTTGGCGGCAGAGCAATTGGTGCAGCTGAGTATGCTGCAATGGTATCCGCGCTGACCGGCTGGACTATGGACGAGCGGGAATTCCTGCAGGTCGGTGAAAGGATATGGAACCTGCAGAAGATCTTCAATCTCAAAGCCGGGTTCGGGCGCGACGACGATACCCTCCCACAACGAATGCTGTCAGAGCCGCTCAAAGACGGCGCGCCGAAAGGGCAGGTATGGCACCGGGATGCGCTTCTGTCGGAATATTATGCGGAACGGGGTTGGGATGAACAAGGATGGCCGACAAAGGAAAAACTAACAGAACTCGGAATTGGGTAA
- the nifB gene encoding nitrogenase cofactor biosynthesis protein NifB — protein MAEDVQVADVAGKKVQWDPEQMRKIREHPCFSEKACHTFGRCHIPVAPKCNIQCNYCIRDFDCVNESRPGVTTKVLSPDESVEMVKKVMAKYNYIKVIGIAGPGEPLANDETFETLRRLHEEFPNVIKCISTNGLNLPERIDLLQKYDVGNITVTLNAIDPEIGAKIYQFVDYKGKRYTGIEAAKLLLAQQLKGIQMAVERHMIVKINTVYIPGINEDHIPAIAKKVGEMGVYTFNVIPLIAQYKFADITPPTPKMKIKMQDACSKYVKQMRHCQRCRADAIGKLGYDVQSCVYAKD, from the coding sequence ATGGCAGAAGATGTTCAGGTCGCTGACGTTGCAGGAAAAAAAGTCCAGTGGGACCCGGAGCAGATGCGCAAGATCCGGGAGCACCCCTGTTTTTCTGAAAAAGCATGCCACACCTTTGGACGCTGCCATATTCCCGTCGCGCCAAAGTGCAATATCCAGTGCAATTACTGTATCCGGGACTTTGACTGCGTGAACGAGAGCCGCCCCGGAGTTACCACAAAAGTGCTCAGCCCCGATGAGTCCGTCGAGATGGTCAAAAAAGTGATGGCGAAATACAACTACATCAAGGTGATTGGTATCGCAGGACCCGGGGAGCCGCTGGCAAACGACGAGACTTTCGAAACACTCCGCAGGTTGCATGAGGAGTTCCCGAACGTGATCAAGTGCATCAGCACCAATGGCCTGAACCTTCCTGAGAGAATCGACCTGCTACAGAAATACGACGTGGGAAATATCACGGTCACCCTCAACGCCATCGATCCCGAGATCGGGGCAAAGATCTACCAGTTCGTGGACTATAAAGGAAAACGGTACACCGGGATTGAAGCGGCAAAGCTGCTGCTCGCCCAGCAGTTGAAGGGGATCCAGATGGCAGTCGAACGCCACATGATTGTAAAGATTAATACCGTCTACATACCCGGCATCAATGAAGACCATATTCCTGCAATCGCAAAAAAAGTTGGTGAAATGGGTGTATACACATTCAACGTCATCCCGCTCATCGCCCAGTACAAGTTTGCCGACATCACGCCGCCGACTCCCAAGATGAAGATAAAGATGCAGGACGCCTGTTCAAAATATGTCAAACAGATGAGGCACTGCCAGCGGTGCCGTGCCGATGCGATTGGAAAACTGGGATATGACGTGCAATCCTGTGTGTACGCAAAAGACTGA
- a CDS encoding PhzF family phenazine biosynthesis protein, whose product MARISCIDAFSDRPFSGNPAAVCILEKRKDAGWMQRVAREMNLPETAFLFSHDEGYRLRWFTPCVEVDLCGHGTLTSAHALWEQGFCDPDCAIKFLTKSGTLTAGERGSWIWLDFPAEPERPMLVPDGLEEALGVQPVYVGKNRSDYLCQVESKDIVRAIQPDFRMLAKIPARGIIVTSRAHKPGYDFVSRFFAPALGIDEDPVTGSAHCCLAPFWQQVIKNRKWSRTRHQRGVGKSACVLKATG is encoded by the coding sequence ATGGCCAGAATCTCCTGTATTGACGCGTTTTCCGATCGTCCGTTCTCAGGAAACCCTGCCGCTGTATGCATCCTTGAAAAAAGAAAGGATGCTGGCTGGATGCAGCGCGTTGCGCGGGAGATGAACCTTCCAGAAACTGCATTCCTTTTCTCCCATGATGAGGGGTACCGGCTGCGCTGGTTCACACCGTGCGTTGAGGTCGATCTCTGCGGGCATGGCACACTTACGAGCGCCCATGCTCTCTGGGAACAGGGGTTCTGCGACCCGGATTGCGCGATAAAGTTCCTGACAAAAAGCGGTACCCTGACCGCAGGGGAAAGGGGCAGCTGGATATGGCTTGATTTTCCTGCTGAACCAGAACGCCCGATGCTTGTTCCCGATGGACTTGAGGAAGCGCTGGGGGTGCAACCCGTATATGTGGGAAAGAACCGGTCCGATTATCTTTGCCAGGTCGAATCCAAAGATATAGTCCGCGCGATTCAGCCGGATTTCAGGATGCTTGCAAAAATCCCGGCACGTGGGATAATCGTGACAAGCCGGGCACACAAACCCGGATATGATTTTGTATCCCGTTTCTTTGCACCGGCGCTTGGTATCGATGAGGATCCTGTGACCGGTTCGGCGCACTGCTGCCTTGCACCGTTCTGGCAGCAGGTCATTAAAAACCGGAAATGGTCGCGTACCAGGCATCAGCGCGGGGTGGGGAAGTCCGCGTGCGTGTTGAAGGCGACCGGGTAA
- the porA gene encoding pyruvate synthase subunit PorA has protein sequence MMEITEGSHAVAEAVRLCRPQVVSAYPITPQTHIVEALADMVANCKLDADYITVENELSALSACVGASAAGSRVYSATTSQGLALMFEVCFNAAGMRLPIIMTIANRAMGAPLSIWNDQQDSISLRDSGWLQFYAEDNQEATDLHFIAYRVAEDHSVLLPALVCFDGFILSHTYEPIDMLSQEDVDKFLPKFTPYQRLDAADPISFGMYATPDYYHEFRYEIDNAAKRAKDVIKKAGNEFKTLFGRDYSSLVESYRLDDAETAIVAMGSVCGTIKDSIDEMREEGKKVGLLRIRVFRPFPSEEIVQALSRTKRVAVLDKNISLGAKGAVVLEIRDALYGSTVPVKGYVLGLGGRDVRKKDIKEIVALAEKGVGDQFYGLRKEVL, from the coding sequence ATGATGGAAATTACCGAGGGGTCGCATGCGGTGGCAGAAGCGGTCCGGCTCTGCCGACCACAGGTGGTTTCCGCTTACCCGATTACGCCTCAGACCCATATCGTGGAAGCGCTTGCCGATATGGTGGCCAACTGCAAGCTCGATGCCGATTACATCACGGTTGAAAATGAATTGTCGGCGCTCTCCGCATGTGTTGGCGCGAGTGCAGCAGGCTCCCGGGTCTACTCAGCAACAACATCCCAGGGGCTTGCGCTCATGTTCGAGGTCTGCTTCAATGCTGCCGGTATGCGCCTGCCTATCATCATGACAATTGCAAACCGGGCGATGGGTGCGCCTCTGTCGATCTGGAACGACCAGCAGGACTCGATCTCCCTGCGCGACTCAGGCTGGCTCCAGTTCTATGCCGAGGACAACCAGGAAGCGACCGACCTGCACTTCATCGCTTACCGTGTCGCAGAAGACCATTCAGTCCTGCTACCCGCACTCGTCTGCTTTGACGGCTTTATCCTGTCCCATACCTATGAACCCATCGATATGCTCTCTCAGGAAGACGTGGACAAATTCCTCCCGAAGTTTACCCCTTACCAGCGGCTTGATGCCGCCGACCCGATCAGCTTCGGGATGTATGCGACACCGGACTATTATCACGAGTTCCGGTACGAGATCGATAACGCGGCAAAGAGGGCAAAAGATGTAATAAAAAAGGCAGGAAATGAGTTTAAAACCTTGTTTGGCAGGGATTACAGCTCGTTAGTCGAAAGTTACCGGCTCGATGATGCAGAAACGGCGATCGTTGCGATGGGTTCCGTCTGCGGGACAATAAAGGACTCTATCGATGAGATGAGGGAGGAAGGAAAAAAGGTCGGCCTGCTCAGGATCCGCGTCTTCCGCCCGTTCCCTTCTGAAGAGATTGTACAGGCCCTGTCCAGAACAAAGCGTGTGGCTGTACTTGACAAGAACATCTCGCTTGGCGCAAAAGGAGCAGTCGTTCTCGAGATCAGGGATGCCCTCTACGGATCCACGGTCCCGGTAAAAGGCTATGTCCTCGGACTTGGCGGAAGGGATGTGCGTAAAAAAGATATCAAGGAAATAGTTGCGCTTGCTGAAAAGGGTGTTGGCGACCAATTCTATGGGCTGCGTAAGGAGGTGCTGTAA
- the porB gene encoding pyruvate synthase subunit PorB: MVDKSLELFDCGHRACGGCGAALAARLVMKGAGTNTIVVSSTGCMEVFSTPYPETAWKVPWIHSLFENASAVASGVEASLKKQGRSEKVVIIAGDGATFDIGMICISGAFERGHDLTYICYDNEAYMNTGIQRSGATPYDASTTTSPAGSCSFGNKRPKKDMPQIIAAHGAPYVATASIAYPADLMQKVEKAINTKGPCYVQVHAPCCTGWGFEGEQTIAVAKLAIETGLWVNYEMVDGKVTKAKKVVKKPVEEYLKAQKRFRHLFKPKRQDAEIAAIQAMADKNFEKFGLEIKLKKE; encoded by the coding sequence ATGGTCGACAAGTCACTGGAATTATTCGACTGCGGGCACCGGGCCTGCGGGGGATGCGGCGCTGCACTTGCGGCACGTCTCGTCATGAAAGGCGCCGGTACAAATACCATCGTCGTCTCCTCCACCGGGTGCATGGAAGTGTTCTCAACTCCGTACCCCGAAACGGCGTGGAAGGTGCCATGGATCCACTCGCTCTTCGAGAACGCATCAGCGGTCGCTTCCGGTGTCGAAGCATCGTTGAAAAAGCAGGGGAGGAGCGAGAAAGTCGTGATCATAGCGGGTGACGGTGCAACGTTCGATATCGGTATGATCTGCATCAGCGGCGCGTTTGAGCGGGGCCATGACCTCACCTACATCTGCTATGATAACGAAGCGTACATGAACACGGGCATCCAGCGTTCCGGTGCCACGCCCTACGATGCAAGCACAACGACAAGCCCTGCCGGTTCCTGCTCATTTGGGAACAAGCGCCCGAAAAAGGATATGCCGCAGATCATTGCAGCCCATGGGGCTCCTTATGTCGCAACGGCATCGATTGCTTATCCTGCCGACCTGATGCAGAAAGTCGAAAAAGCGATCAACACCAAAGGGCCCTGTTATGTTCAGGTGCACGCCCCTTGCTGTACCGGCTGGGGATTTGAGGGCGAGCAGACGATCGCGGTCGCCAAGCTTGCGATCGAGACCGGGCTCTGGGTGAACTACGAGATGGTCGATGGCAAGGTCACAAAGGCCAAAAAGGTTGTAAAAAAACCAGTCGAGGAATATCTTAAGGCCCAGAAGAGGTTCCGCCACCTTTTCAAACCCAAACGGCAGGACGCCGAGATCGCCGCCATACAGGCGATGGCGGATAAAAATTTCGAGAAATTCGGTCTTGAGATTAAGTTGAAAAAAGAATGA
- a CDS encoding adenosylhomocysteinase has protein sequence MSSGALKIEWAAQFMPVLAAIKKQFVKKKPFAGMTVGMALHVEAKTANLVSTLAAGGAEVHITGCNPLSTQDDVAGALNHVRGVHCYAKRACSVEEYYAAIDKVLDASPTITVDDGMDLIHYLHTKRRDLLKNIIGGCEETTTGIHRLRAMAAESKLEFPVIAVNDTPMKRFFDNVHGTGESALSSIMITTNTLIAGKYVVVAGYGYCGRGLARKAHGLGAKVIVTEVDPRRALEAHMDGFLIMPMDKAAEMGDIFITTTGNTSVIAAPHFKKLKDGAILSNAGHFNVEIDMGWLVRNADKVIQRDGIESFVFKGRAIHVLAEGRLVNLATPKGMGHPVEVMDLSFALQALCARYIAENGRDLSGGVYEVPQEIDEQVARLKLSSLGLTIDEMSSEQKNYLCSWDIGT, from the coding sequence ATGAGTTCAGGTGCATTGAAGATAGAATGGGCGGCGCAGTTCATGCCGGTGCTTGCCGCCATCAAAAAACAGTTTGTCAAAAAGAAACCCTTTGCCGGCATGACCGTAGGGATGGCACTCCACGTGGAAGCAAAGACGGCAAATCTTGTCTCCACGCTTGCAGCAGGCGGCGCTGAGGTGCATATCACCGGCTGCAACCCGCTCTCAACGCAGGACGATGTCGCAGGGGCGCTCAACCATGTCAGGGGAGTGCACTGTTACGCGAAGCGTGCGTGTTCGGTTGAGGAATATTATGCCGCAATTGACAAAGTGCTGGACGCGTCGCCGACGATCACGGTCGACGACGGGATGGACCTGATCCATTACCTGCATACAAAACGCCGCGACCTTCTGAAAAATATTATCGGAGGATGCGAAGAGACGACCACCGGTATCCACCGGCTCAGGGCGATGGCAGCAGAGAGCAAGCTTGAGTTTCCTGTCATCGCGGTCAATGATACCCCCATGAAACGGTTCTTTGACAACGTGCACGGCACCGGGGAGAGCGCACTCTCGTCTATCATGATCACGACCAACACGCTGATCGCCGGGAAATACGTGGTTGTCGCCGGCTACGGCTACTGCGGGCGGGGGCTTGCTCGCAAGGCGCACGGGCTTGGGGCAAAAGTCATTGTGACCGAAGTTGACCCGCGGCGGGCACTTGAAGCTCACATGGATGGTTTCCTTATAATGCCCATGGACAAAGCCGCGGAGATGGGTGACATTTTCATCACGACAACCGGGAACACCAGCGTGATCGCCGCCCCTCATTTCAAAAAATTAAAAGACGGCGCAATTCTCTCCAATGCCGGGCACTTTAACGTGGAAATCGATATGGGCTGGCTTGTAAGGAATGCTGATAAGGTCATACAGCGCGACGGTATCGAGTCGTTTGTATTCAAAGGCAGGGCCATCCATGTCCTTGCCGAGGGAAGGCTCGTGAACCTTGCCACGCCCAAGGGCATGGGACATCCTGTAGAAGTGATGGACCTGAGTTTCGCACTACAGGCTCTGTGCGCCAGGTATATCGCAGAAAACGGCAGGGACCTTTCCGGCGGTGTTTATGAAGTCCCGCAGGAGATTGACGAGCAGGTTGCGCGCCTCAAACTCTCGTCCCTGGGGCTTACCATCGATGAGATGAGCAGTGAGCAGAAAAACTATCTTTGCAGCTGGGATATTGGAACATAG
- a CDS encoding DNA glycosylase yields the protein MPVISLAHDEPFSLDLTLSCGQAFRWEQRPDGWWYGVVGNRVIKIRQGKTALTYEGAPPHFIRHYFSLDTDLNAITSSFDRDPFIHEAISNCKGLRLLRQPAWECLISYICATNSNIPMIKRRIANIAQSFGTPLEFEGKTYHAFPDHASLASACAPDLSECKLGYRSPYVLDTACDIEDERVWYDSIASLSYEPARLALMKLQGVGPKAADCILLFAFQKYEAFPVDVWIRRIMRDNYIKTLSNDSSLTGWEYDTIRRFAQKHFGKYCGYAQEYLYAARDS from the coding sequence ATGCCGGTGATTTCGCTTGCCCACGATGAGCCGTTTTCCCTTGATCTCACCCTTTCCTGCGGGCAGGCGTTCCGGTGGGAACAGCGACCTGATGGGTGGTGGTATGGTGTTGTCGGGAACCGTGTCATCAAAATACGGCAGGGGAAAACGGCCCTGACATATGAGGGCGCACCGCCCCATTTCATCAGGCACTATTTTTCACTTGACACGGACCTGAATGCAATCACATCATCCTTTGACCGGGATCCCTTCATACATGAAGCGATCTCAAATTGCAAGGGCCTTCGCCTCCTGCGCCAGCCAGCATGGGAATGCCTGATCTCCTATATCTGCGCGACCAATTCGAACATCCCGATGATCAAACGGAGGATCGCAAATATTGCACAATCATTTGGTACACCGCTCGAATTTGAGGGAAAGACCTATCACGCCTTCCCCGATCACGCTTCACTTGCATCTGCGTGCGCCCCTGACCTCTCTGAATGCAAACTGGGATACCGGTCGCCTTATGTGTTGGATACCGCATGTGATATCGAAGATGAAAGGGTATGGTACGATTCCATCGCTTCACTCTCTTATGAACCGGCACGTTTGGCTTTGATGAAGCTGCAGGGTGTCGGGCCTAAAGCTGCGGACTGCATCCTTCTCTTTGCGTTCCAGAAATACGAGGCGTTTCCTGTCGATGTCTGGATCCGCCGCATAATGCGGGACAATTATATCAAAACCCTTAGCAATGACTCGTCGCTTACCGGCTGGGAATATGACACGATCCGCAGGTTTGCACAGAAGCATTTTGGAAAATACTGCGGCTATGCACAGGAATATCTCTATGCCGCACGGGATAGCTGA